A genome region from Methanomicrobiales archaeon includes the following:
- the cfbC gene encoding Ni-sirohydrochlorin a,c-diamide reductive cyclase ATP-dependent reductase subunit, with translation MKQIAFYGKGGIGKSTTSANVSAALSELGLHVLQIGCDPKRDSTRMLMHGTRIPTVLDLIRERGDAAIRAEEVVFKGYNGVRCVESGGPEPGVGCAGRGIIATFQLLERLGALNGDVIVYDVLGDVVCGGFAMPMREGYAREVYLVTSGTLMSLYAANNIAKAIARLSGRGRSCCQLGGVICNAAPLHREEELVDAFARRIGSRLIAHIPRDRIVQLAELHKQPVVEYAPESAQAGTYRELARLLLENKRLDIPTPLEMDELETLALEYA, from the coding sequence ATGAAACAGATCGCCTTCTATGGCAAGGGCGGAATCGGGAAATCCACGACATCGGCAAACGTCTCTGCCGCCCTCTCCGAGCTGGGGCTGCATGTGCTGCAGATCGGATGCGATCCGAAGCGGGACAGCACACGCATGCTCATGCACGGCACAAGAATCCCCACCGTGCTCGACCTGATCCGCGAACGCGGCGACGCCGCCATCCGGGCCGAGGAGGTGGTGTTCAAGGGCTACAACGGAGTCCGCTGCGTGGAGTCCGGTGGGCCGGAGCCGGGGGTCGGGTGTGCCGGACGGGGCATCATCGCCACGTTCCAGCTGCTCGAGAGGCTCGGTGCGCTCAATGGGGACGTCATCGTCTACGATGTCCTCGGCGACGTGGTCTGCGGGGGATTCGCGATGCCCATGCGGGAGGGCTACGCGCGGGAGGTCTACCTCGTCACCTCCGGAACGCTCATGTCCCTCTACGCGGCGAACAACATCGCCAAAGCCATTGCGCGCCTCTCCGGGCGCGGGCGCAGCTGCTGCCAGCTCGGCGGAGTGATCTGCAATGCCGCCCCCCTGCACCGGGAAGAGGAACTGGTGGACGCGTTCGCCCGCCGCATCGGCTCCCGCCTGATCGCCCATATCCCGAGGGATCGCATCGTCCAGCTCGCCGAACTGCACAAGCAGCCTGTGGTCGAGTATGCGCCGGAATCCGCGCAGGCCGGCACGTACCGCGAGCTGGCGCGGTTGCTCCTGGAGAACAAGAGACTGGATATTCCGACCCCGCTCGAGATGGATGAACTTGAGACCCTTGCCCTTGAGTACGCATAG
- a CDS encoding phosphoribulokinase, giving the protein MPRLKDIILRSPTIFTIGVAGDSGSGKTTFTNAIREIFGKDLVSTITLDDYHTLDREQRRERGVTPLAPEANDFRRLEEHLRDIKEGKTIQKPVYNHITGTIEPPVSFTPTKIVILEGLHAFFTPTLRELMDFKIFVDPDADVKRYWKIQRDMEVRGYRREEVVEELEARARDYERYVAPQCEYADALIKISFSKYGEDLGPIHNIYRVSICQSRLEEAIQDIDLTFDLFALLSLSENSFLLEFGREEMAGREMSVLTFDGELRYDVMEKLEESIEQHVQSPPRAIYKHRTYLTPTEIGQLLIAWRIINRRYFMEEREP; this is encoded by the coding sequence ATGCCGCGCCTGAAAGACATCATCCTCCGATCCCCTACCATCTTCACGATCGGCGTGGCGGGCGACAGCGGATCCGGCAAGACTACGTTCACCAACGCAATCCGCGAGATCTTCGGCAAAGATCTGGTCTCGACCATCACCTTAGACGACTACCATACCCTGGACCGCGAACAGCGGCGGGAGAGAGGCGTCACGCCCCTTGCCCCTGAAGCCAACGACTTCCGGCGTCTCGAGGAGCATCTGAGGGATATCAAAGAGGGAAAGACCATCCAGAAGCCGGTGTACAACCATATCACCGGGACGATCGAGCCCCCGGTCAGCTTCACCCCCACCAAGATCGTGATCTTGGAAGGTCTGCACGCGTTCTTCACACCGACGCTGCGCGAACTGATGGATTTCAAGATCTTCGTCGATCCGGATGCGGATGTGAAGCGCTACTGGAAGATCCAGCGCGACATGGAGGTTCGGGGATACCGCCGGGAGGAGGTGGTGGAGGAGCTCGAGGCGCGGGCCCGCGATTACGAGAGATACGTCGCCCCCCAGTGCGAATACGCCGATGCCCTGATCAAGATCTCGTTCTCCAAGTATGGCGAGGATCTGGGGCCGATCCATAATATATACCGCGTCTCGATCTGCCAGAGCAGACTGGAGGAGGCGATTCAGGATATCGATCTCACTTTCGACCTCTTTGCCCTGCTCTCCCTCTCCGAGAACAGTTTTCTCCTGGAGTTCGGCCGCGAGGAGATGGCCGGAAGGGAGATGAGCGTGCTCACCTTCGATGGCGAACTCCGCTACGATGTGATGGAGAAACTGGAGGAGAGCATCGAGCAGCATGTGCAGAGTCCGCCCCGGGCCATCTACAAACACCGCACCTACCTGACCCCGACCGAGATCGGGCAGCTTCTCATCGCATGGCGGATCATAAACCGGCGGTACTTCATGGAGGAGCGCGAACCATAA
- a CDS encoding ATP-binding protein, giving the protein MRNSSPPSLARHHLSNSCGAHTSAALSGHNPVLPTPESRDAWRRSGRLCRGPEGDATNGGEARPGDRAFIRARSLDILDSHPEATFAIDRRQRVVAWNAAMERLTGIRREDILGTADRSYALPFYGRKRPMLIDMIREHDDRLEQEYGRIERKGGAICAESRVPFLHQDREGVICERASLWNDADGQVLGAIESVQDLTDRRSREEEVLKGYRARVNAHRDQMLALLSMLPVQIYILDSNLQFEYLNRAAAQSLERDADAVIGMRWHDLGLPEGSLQTLDAAIGRMRETGAAITCEMPHPVRRTAMEFVFTPLSTAGGGIESVFVAARDIPAPSGTGDLPVAVTRELQRSNEDLERFAYAVSHDLQEPLRAIVSYTQLLSRRYGGRLDEDADEFMGFIVEGASRMQALIQDLLIYSRVSCGELAAEPLDMEAVLEKTLENLRTAIDETGARVTRDPLPTIRADAIQMVRLLQNLIGNGIKFHREGVSPRVHIRAEPCGKEWIFSIRDNGIGIDPQFHERIFEMFQRLHTQDAHSGTGIGLSICRKIVEQHGGRIWVESEPGMGSVFFFSIPHSPGGR; this is encoded by the coding sequence ATGAGGAACAGCTCTCCGCCATCCCTGGCGAGGCACCACCTCTCGAATTCCTGCGGTGCGCACACTTCAGCCGCACTCTCCGGACATAATCCGGTCCTTCCGACGCCGGAGAGCCGCGACGCCTGGAGGAGGAGCGGGCGGCTCTGTAGGGGGCCGGAGGGTGACGCGACGAACGGAGGCGAGGCACGTCCGGGGGATCGGGCATTCATCCGGGCACGGTCCCTGGACATCCTCGACTCGCACCCCGAAGCCACGTTTGCCATCGACAGGCGACAGAGGGTGGTTGCGTGGAATGCAGCAATGGAGAGACTCACCGGTATCCGGCGGGAAGATATCCTCGGCACCGCCGATCGCAGCTATGCCCTGCCGTTCTACGGGCGGAAGCGACCGATGCTCATCGACATGATCCGGGAGCATGATGACAGGCTCGAGCAGGAGTATGGGCGGATCGAGAGGAAGGGCGGTGCGATATGCGCCGAGTCTCGGGTTCCATTCCTCCATCAGGACAGGGAGGGAGTCATCTGCGAACGGGCATCCCTCTGGAACGATGCCGATGGGCAGGTTCTCGGAGCTATCGAGTCGGTCCAGGATCTGACCGACAGAAGGAGCCGCGAAGAAGAAGTGCTGAAAGGATATCGCGCACGGGTGAATGCGCACCGCGATCAGATGCTGGCCCTCCTCTCGATGCTGCCGGTCCAGATCTACATCCTCGACTCCAATCTTCAGTTCGAATACCTCAATCGAGCGGCAGCGCAGTCGCTCGAGCGGGACGCCGACGCAGTCATCGGCATGAGGTGGCATGATCTGGGACTCCCCGAGGGCAGCCTGCAGACCCTCGATGCGGCGATCGGTAGGATGCGCGAGACCGGTGCGGCAATCACATGCGAGATGCCGCACCCCGTCCGCCGCACTGCGATGGAGTTTGTATTCACCCCACTTTCCACTGCAGGCGGAGGGATCGAGTCCGTGTTCGTTGCCGCACGGGACATCCCCGCTCCGTCGGGGACTGGCGACCTTCCGGTCGCGGTTACCCGGGAGCTGCAGCGAAGCAACGAAGACCTGGAACGTTTTGCCTATGCCGTCTCCCACGACCTGCAGGAGCCCCTGCGGGCGATCGTCAGCTACACGCAGCTCCTCTCACGCCGCTATGGCGGCAGGCTGGATGAGGATGCCGATGAGTTCATGGGATTCATTGTGGAAGGGGCGTCCCGAATGCAGGCGCTCATCCAGGATCTTCTCATCTACTCCCGCGTGTCCTGCGGCGAGCTGGCTGCTGAACCGCTGGACATGGAAGCGGTGCTTGAGAAAACCCTGGAAAATCTGCGCACCGCGATCGACGAGACCGGGGCCCGGGTGACGCGCGATCCCCTCCCGACGATACGTGCGGATGCGATCCAGATGGTGCGCCTGCTCCAGAACCTGATCGGAAACGGCATCAAGTTTCACCGCGAAGGGGTGAGTCCGCGGGTCCATATCCGGGCGGAACCGTGCGGAAAGGAATGGATCTTCTCGATCCGGGACAACGGCATCGGGATCGACCCGCAGTTCCATGAGCGCATATTCGAGATGTTTCAGCGGCTGCACACGCAGGACGCCCATTCGGGTACCGGTATCGGGCTTTCCATCTGCAGGAAGATCGTGGAGCAACACGGTGGCAGGATCTGGGTGGAGTCCGAACCCGGTATGGGTTCCGTATTCTTCTTCTCCATCCCCCATTCGCCCGGCGGGCGGTGA
- a CDS encoding nitrogenase component 1 has protein sequence MPDRPPRPCENPLWPCGMSGAAACLSGFADLGVIVHGSSGCYFYTASLLEPPIYGTCILESEIIFGSRDRLQEVVDELRARYARVAIVNTCVPAVIGEDLRGMLDRPGLLIIDSPGFSGDLESGYRRALGALSPVNDGEREGVNIDGLNPADPFYRGNALEALRLLNLAGVPPATCIARDRLDSLAHCAPVTLTTNEDLQSGVGDRAGSLLGLEAVEEAFAELASRFEDMDLDAISLEALRAKERIQHACDKHLRRFDPPVAVVCGNASYASFAAGMLEEFLDAQIACIAVRNDPVPSAHPCEKVTSLRRMEEILTDHAPDLILGSSYEHSLYPTAAFCGLIPPIRNRYLLHARPLIGIEGAMVCMEDVLNACRNQRQGIRRT, from the coding sequence ATGCCTGATCGCCCCCCGCGTCCCTGCGAGAATCCTCTCTGGCCCTGCGGCATGAGCGGTGCGGCGGCGTGCCTCTCGGGATTTGCGGATCTCGGCGTGATCGTCCACGGATCCAGCGGATGCTACTTCTATACGGCATCGCTGCTCGAACCTCCGATCTACGGCACCTGCATCCTGGAGAGCGAGATCATCTTCGGCTCCCGTGATCGCCTGCAGGAAGTCGTGGATGAGCTCCGTGCGCGCTACGCGCGCGTTGCCATTGTGAACACCTGCGTGCCAGCCGTGATTGGCGAAGACCTTCGGGGCATGCTGGATCGTCCCGGCCTTCTGATCATCGACAGTCCGGGTTTCTCCGGCGATCTCGAGAGCGGCTATCGAAGAGCGCTCGGCGCACTCTCGCCCGTGAACGACGGGGAGCGGGAAGGGGTGAACATTGACGGGTTGAACCCGGCGGACCCCTTCTACCGGGGAAATGCGCTGGAAGCCCTGCGCCTGCTCAATCTCGCCGGCGTCCCACCGGCGACATGCATCGCCAGGGATCGGCTGGACTCCCTGGCCCACTGCGCTCCCGTGACCCTGACAACGAACGAGGATCTCCAGAGCGGCGTCGGAGACCGCGCAGGGTCTCTGCTCGGTCTGGAAGCGGTGGAGGAGGCGTTTGCCGAACTGGCCTCCCGGTTTGAGGACATGGACCTGGACGCGATCTCCCTCGAGGCGTTGAGGGCGAAGGAACGCATCCAGCATGCCTGCGACAAGCATCTCCGGCGTTTCGATCCCCCTGTCGCCGTGGTCTGTGGCAACGCCTCCTACGCTTCCTTTGCCGCGGGCATGCTCGAGGAGTTCCTGGACGCGCAGATCGCCTGTATCGCCGTGCGGAACGATCCGGTGCCGTCCGCCCACCCGTGCGAGAAAGTAACGAGCCTTCGAAGGATGGAAGAGATACTCACCGATCATGCCCCGGATCTGATCCTTGGATCCAGCTACGAGCACTCCCTCTATCCGACCGCAGCGTTCTGCGGTCTGATACCCCCCATCCGCAACCGTTACCTCCTGCACGCCCGCCCTCTGATCGGCATCGAGGGCGCGATGGTCTGCATGGAAGATGTGCTCAACGCCTGCCGGAACCAGCGGCAGGGTATCCGGCGGACATGA
- a CDS encoding 3-isopropylmalate dehydratase small subunit codes for MRVWKFGNDVDTDAIIPGRYLTIYDPEELARHVFEGTRNDFANGVRPGDIIVAGSNFGSGSSREHAPLALKGAGVRVVIAQSFARIFFRNAINIGLLPLVCPDTSGIEDGETAAVDLDGSTLIVGGRSYALEPIPAFVRDIVRAGGLVPYARSLKEGVRCTVLQQ; via the coding sequence ATGCGAGTCTGGAAGTTTGGGAATGATGTGGACACGGATGCGATCATACCGGGGCGGTACCTGACCATCTATGATCCCGAAGAGCTGGCGCGCCATGTGTTCGAAGGTACCCGAAACGATTTCGCGAACGGCGTACGGCCGGGGGACATCATCGTGGCGGGGAGCAATTTCGGCTCGGGATCGTCGCGCGAGCATGCCCCCCTCGCCCTGAAGGGGGCGGGCGTACGGGTGGTGATCGCCCAATCGTTCGCACGGATCTTCTTCCGCAACGCGATCAACATCGGGCTGCTCCCGCTCGTCTGTCCGGATACGAGCGGGATCGAGGACGGTGAGACGGCGGCTGTCGATCTCGACGGTAGCACCCTGATCGTGGGCGGCAGGTCGTACGCCCTGGAGCCGATACCCGCCTTCGTGCGCGATATCGTCCGCGCAGGCGGACTGGTCCCGTACGCACGGAGCCTGAAGGAGGGGGTGCGGTGTACCGTATTGCAGCAATAG
- a CDS encoding 3-isopropylmalate dehydrogenase has product MYRIAAIGGDGIGPEVLAEGKKVIDAAAERFSFDVAWAEFDIGAERYLRTGELITEADLSALSEFDAIYFGAIGDERVKPGVLEQGVLLALRFYFDQYINLRPVKLLEGVWTPLRDKNPSDIDLVVVRENTEDFYVGIGSRFQGAQERHLEVIRDLYQVKFDLEAESDAEEIAYQIGVLSREGSRRVIRYAFELARERRRKVTSVDKANVLTDVYGLWREVFSEEARAYPEVETEFAFVDAITMWFVKNPEWFDVVVTPNMFGDIITDLGAMIQGGLGLAPGGNINPEGVSMFEPIHGSAPRYKGMNVANPIAAIWAGSLMLDHLGEHEAADAVLAAIERTIQAGVVTRDMGGSAGTDDVGDRVAEVILGGI; this is encoded by the coding sequence GTGTACCGTATTGCAGCAATAGGCGGGGACGGGATCGGCCCGGAGGTGCTCGCCGAAGGGAAGAAGGTGATCGACGCTGCCGCCGAACGGTTCTCGTTCGATGTCGCCTGGGCGGAGTTCGATATCGGGGCCGAACGCTACCTGAGGACGGGGGAGCTGATCACGGAGGCGGATCTCTCCGCTCTCTCCGAGTTCGATGCCATCTACTTCGGTGCGATCGGGGACGAGCGGGTGAAGCCCGGTGTTCTCGAGCAGGGGGTACTCCTCGCCCTCCGTTTCTACTTCGACCAGTATATCAATCTCCGCCCGGTAAAGCTGCTGGAGGGTGTATGGACTCCGTTGCGGGATAAAAACCCGTCAGACATCGATTTGGTCGTGGTTCGGGAGAATACCGAGGACTTCTACGTGGGGATCGGCTCCCGCTTCCAGGGTGCCCAGGAGCGCCACCTGGAGGTGATCCGCGATCTCTACCAGGTGAAGTTCGATCTCGAGGCGGAGAGCGATGCGGAGGAGATTGCCTACCAGATCGGTGTCCTGTCCCGCGAAGGTTCGCGGCGGGTTATCCGCTACGCGTTCGAACTCGCCCGCGAGCGGCGGAGGAAGGTGACATCGGTGGACAAGGCGAATGTGCTCACGGATGTCTACGGGCTCTGGCGGGAAGTCTTCTCCGAAGAGGCTCGCGCTTACCCCGAGGTGGAGACGGAGTTCGCCTTCGTCGACGCGATCACCATGTGGTTTGTGAAGAACCCGGAGTGGTTCGACGTCGTCGTGACGCCCAATATGTTCGGGGACATCATCACGGATCTCGGGGCGATGATCCAGGGGGGGCTCGGGTTGGCGCCGGGCGGGAACATCAACCCCGAGGGGGTCTCGATGTTCGAGCCGATCCATGGCTCGGCGCCCCGCTACAAGGGCATGAACGTTGCCAATCCCATCGCCGCCATCTGGGCCGGATCCCTCATGCTCGACCACCTCGGGGAGCACGAGGCGGCAGATGCGGTTCTGGCAGCCATCGAGAGGACCATTCAGGCGGGCGTCGTGACGCGGGACATGGGCGGATCGGCGGGCACGGACGACGTGGGCGATCGCGTCGCAGAGGTCATCCTCGGCGGGATCTGA
- a CDS encoding 3-isopropylmalate dehydratase large subunit produces the protein MGATVVEKIFSKKCGREIHAGEVVMAPVDRAMIHDITGPLAIQKFREMGGDRVFDPGSITILFDHQVPADSIAAAENHMFMRKFAKEQNIPNYDLREGICHQVVMERGEAAPGEIVVGADSHTCMYGASGAFATGIGSTDMGFVLKFGALYFRVPESIRLDIRGTFEDRVGAKDLILHITGDIGADGATYQALEFGGETIAGLDMAGRMTCCNMAIEMGAKAGIVPPDAVTWAYIRSRRGMTPFALSSDEDALYAGWREYDVTDLEPQIAVPHNVDHVVSVQEVSGIPVDQVFIGSCTNGRYEDLREAAGVLGDQMFHPEVRVIVIPASREEYLKSLRGGLIERFVAAGALVEAPCCGPCMGGAFGLLAPGEVSLSTSNRNFRGRQGSAEASVYLCSPATAAASAVTGEITDPREV, from the coding sequence ATGGGAGCGACAGTAGTCGAGAAGATCTTCTCGAAGAAGTGCGGCAGAGAGATCCATGCCGGAGAGGTGGTGATGGCGCCCGTGGACCGTGCCATGATCCACGACATCACCGGTCCGCTTGCCATCCAGAAATTCCGGGAGATGGGCGGAGACCGCGTCTTCGATCCGGGATCCATTACGATCCTCTTCGACCACCAGGTGCCGGCGGACTCCATCGCGGCGGCAGAGAATCACATGTTCATGCGGAAGTTTGCAAAGGAGCAGAATATACCCAACTACGACCTCCGCGAGGGGATCTGCCACCAGGTCGTGATGGAGAGGGGGGAGGCAGCCCCGGGAGAGATCGTGGTCGGTGCCGACTCCCATACCTGCATGTACGGCGCCAGCGGAGCCTTTGCCACCGGCATCGGATCCACGGACATGGGATTCGTGCTGAAGTTCGGGGCTCTCTACTTCAGGGTACCGGAGAGCATCCGCCTGGATATACGGGGGACTTTCGAAGACCGCGTCGGCGCCAAGGATCTGATCCTCCACATTACCGGCGACATCGGTGCGGACGGGGCCACGTATCAGGCGCTCGAGTTCGGCGGCGAGACGATTGCGGGCCTGGATATGGCAGGCAGAATGACATGCTGCAATATGGCGATCGAGATGGGCGCAAAGGCAGGTATTGTGCCTCCGGATGCGGTCACCTGGGCGTACATCCGCTCCCGACGGGGGATGACGCCGTTTGCGCTGTCCAGCGACGAAGACGCCCTGTACGCAGGCTGGCGGGAGTACGACGTGACGGATCTTGAGCCGCAGATAGCCGTTCCCCACAACGTGGACCACGTCGTCTCCGTCCAGGAGGTGAGCGGCATCCCTGTCGATCAGGTGTTCATCGGCTCATGCACGAACGGTCGATACGAGGATCTCCGGGAAGCCGCGGGGGTGCTCGGCGATCAGATGTTCCACCCTGAGGTGCGGGTCATCGTCATACCCGCTTCGCGGGAGGAGTACCTGAAGTCGCTTCGGGGAGGGTTGATCGAACGTTTCGTGGCAGCAGGTGCCCTCGTCGAAGCGCCCTGCTGCGGACCGTGCATGGGAGGAGCATTCGGGCTGCTCGCCCCGGGGGAGGTCTCCCTCTCCACCTCCAACCGCAACTTCCGGGGGCGGCAGGGAAGCGCCGAGGCCTCCGTGTATCTCTGTTCACCGGCAACGGCAGCCGCAAGCGCTGTCACGGGAGAGATCACGGATCCGAGGGAGGTGTAG
- a CDS encoding tryptophan-rich sensory protein codes for MRAITGIGKLVTAVIVTQLAGVIGSAFTAPSIPVWYASLEKPWFTPPSWVFAPVWTTLYLLMGIALYLIWARGLDHPGVIPAIGVFSIQLVLNVLWSYLFFGLQSPLLGFVEIVLLWIAIAATIALFYRVSRAAAILLVPYIAWVTLAAFLTYAIWILNP; via the coding sequence ATGCGGGCAATCACCGGCATCGGCAAGCTCGTCACGGCCGTGATCGTCACCCAGCTCGCCGGGGTGATTGGTTCGGCATTCACAGCCCCTTCCATACCTGTCTGGTATGCATCCCTGGAGAAGCCGTGGTTCACACCACCCTCGTGGGTCTTTGCGCCTGTATGGACGACGCTCTATCTTCTCATGGGGATCGCCCTCTACCTGATCTGGGCGCGGGGGCTGGACCATCCTGGCGTGATCCCCGCGATCGGAGTGTTCTCCATCCAGCTGGTGCTCAACGTCCTGTGGTCGTACCTCTTCTTCGGCCTGCAGTCGCCCCTGCTGGGTTTCGTGGAGATCGTGCTGCTGTGGATCGCGATAGCTGCCACGATCGCCCTCTTCTACCGCGTATCCCGCGCTGCTGCCATACTCCTGGTCCCCTACATCGCCTGGGTGACCCTGGCGGCCTTTCTCACGTACGCCATCTGGATTCTCAATCCCTGA
- a CDS encoding FprA family A-type flavoprotein: protein MTVREMKPGVYSVGAIDWERRVFDALVPLPHGTSYNAYLVQGSKKTALIDTVDPSGEEELIRNLVRLDVDAIDYVVVNHAEQDHSGSLPMILELFPRAEVCSTAKGKELLGFLLDVPPERCRVVKDGDTLPLGSRTLQFLETPWVHWPDTMLTYLQEEKILFSGDFLGSHMATSSLHAPEPSALYALAKLYYAEIMMPFRSSIGTYLQRLAGLEIDCIAPSHGPMHDRPSFILDAYADWASDRVANRVVIPYVSMHGTTRDMVRYLTDALIRRGVDVEPVDLASDDTARLATAIVDPATMVIASPTVLFGPHPRVVAALYLVNLLRPKIRYMALIGSFGWGGATLQRVTELLQSVKLEQLDPVLVKGYPREKDYQALDRLAENIAEKHGALGIA from the coding sequence ATGACCGTTCGAGAGATGAAACCCGGCGTGTACTCCGTTGGCGCCATCGACTGGGAGCGGAGAGTCTTTGACGCACTGGTGCCGCTGCCCCATGGCACGAGCTACAACGCGTACCTGGTGCAGGGAAGCAAGAAGACTGCCCTCATCGATACCGTTGACCCGTCCGGAGAGGAGGAGTTGATCCGGAATCTTGTGCGGCTCGACGTGGATGCGATCGACTATGTGGTGGTGAACCATGCCGAGCAGGATCACTCCGGGTCCCTTCCGATGATCCTGGAGCTCTTCCCCCGTGCGGAGGTGTGCAGCACCGCCAAAGGCAAGGAGTTGCTCGGATTCCTCCTGGACGTCCCCCCGGAACGGTGCAGGGTCGTGAAGGACGGGGATACCCTTCCTCTCGGGAGCAGGACGCTTCAGTTCCTGGAGACGCCGTGGGTCCACTGGCCGGACACCATGCTCACCTATCTGCAGGAGGAGAAGATCCTCTTCTCGGGAGATTTTCTCGGGTCGCACATGGCGACGAGCAGCCTCCACGCTCCGGAGCCGTCCGCGCTGTACGCTCTCGCAAAACTCTACTATGCCGAGATCATGATGCCCTTCCGAAGCAGCATCGGCACCTACCTCCAGAGGCTCGCAGGGCTGGAGATCGACTGTATCGCGCCAAGCCACGGTCCCATGCACGATCGCCCCTCGTTCATTCTGGACGCCTATGCGGACTGGGCCTCCGATCGTGTGGCGAACCGTGTGGTGATTCCCTACGTCTCCATGCACGGCACCACGCGCGACATGGTGCGATACCTCACGGATGCGCTCATACGCAGGGGGGTGGATGTCGAACCGGTAGATCTGGCCTCCGACGATACCGCCCGGCTGGCGACGGCGATCGTCGATCCGGCGACGATGGTGATCGCATCCCCGACGGTGCTCTTCGGACCGCACCCAAGGGTTGTCGCTGCGCTCTATCTCGTCAACCTCCTCCGCCCCAAGATTCGCTACATGGCCCTCATCGGATCGTTCGGGTGGGGCGGAGCCACACTGCAGCGGGTGACCGAGCTTCTCCAGTCGGTGAAACTCGAGCAGCTGGATCCGGTGCTGGTGAAGGGTTATCCGAGGGAGAAGGACTACCAGGCGCTGGATCGCCTGGCAGAGAATATCGCAGAGAAGCATGGAGCGCTCGGAATTGCCTGA
- a CDS encoding nitrogenase component 1: protein MSTHRYDGCTLSGALSVTTQVIDGVTIVHGPAGCAHHNFSLLHATLQENEYPFLPRILSTNLDEGSIIFGGEEALEDTIRTALAMDPRSIFVVSTCIADTIGDDVGGVCAADWGVPVIHIPTSGFFGGAFHHGFLQSLLSLLALSGTEASTDTEKTVNLIGEKNLEYEVEENYREVARLLSALGLEVRVRYVRNISTRMVAQLGNGALNILRDPGIAMLGSALASRFGTPFLPAFPVGLQGTLEFIASTADILGIDSTLPQEQERAHQEEMLQEYADLAGERISLQQKGSPIDIEPASLSLAQEIVPRLGMHLDDEGTPVPLPVSAPVGTAGVRRMLHRWRRALHA from the coding sequence TTGAGTACGCATAGGTACGACGGCTGCACCCTCAGCGGTGCCCTCTCGGTCACCACGCAGGTGATCGATGGAGTGACCATCGTCCACGGTCCCGCCGGATGTGCCCACCACAACTTCTCCCTTCTGCATGCAACCCTTCAGGAGAACGAATATCCCTTCCTCCCGCGGATACTCTCCACCAACCTCGACGAAGGCAGCATCATCTTCGGCGGCGAGGAGGCGCTCGAAGATACTATCCGCACTGCGCTCGCCATGGATCCCCGCTCGATCTTTGTGGTGAGCACCTGCATCGCCGATACGATCGGCGATGACGTCGGCGGTGTCTGTGCGGCGGACTGGGGCGTCCCCGTGATCCACATCCCCACATCCGGTTTTTTTGGAGGTGCATTCCACCATGGTTTCCTGCAGTCCCTCCTGTCTCTCCTGGCGCTCTCGGGAACGGAAGCGTCCACGGATACGGAGAAGACAGTGAACCTGATCGGGGAGAAGAACCTGGAGTACGAGGTCGAGGAGAACTACCGGGAGGTGGCGAGGCTTCTCTCCGCCCTCGGACTGGAGGTTCGGGTACGCTATGTGCGGAACATCTCCACTCGCATGGTCGCGCAGCTCGGGAACGGTGCATTGAATATCCTGCGCGATCCGGGGATCGCAATGCTGGGATCAGCCCTTGCCAGCAGGTTCGGAACGCCGTTCCTGCCTGCATTTCCCGTGGGACTGCAGGGAACTCTGGAGTTTATCGCGAGCACCGCCGACATCCTCGGGATCGACAGCACTCTCCCGCAGGAACAGGAGCGGGCACACCAGGAGGAGATGCTCCAAGAGTACGCCGACCTCGCAGGAGAACGGATCTCCCTGCAGCAGAAGGGCTCTCCCATCGATATCGAGCCGGCAAGCCTCTCCCTCGCGCAGGAGATCGTCCCCCGCCTCGGGATGCATCTGGACGATGAAGGTACACCGGTTCCCCTTCCGGTGAGCGCCCCCGTGGGAACCGCCGGGGTGCGCCGCATGCTCCACCGCTGGAGGCGCGCCCTGCATGCCTGA